The following DNA comes from Lentibacillus sp. Marseille-P4043.
TGAAACAGGACCATACTTTTATTTGCCAAAAATAGAGAACCATCTGGAAGCACGTCTATGGAATGATGTCTTTGTTTTTGCTCAGAATGAACTTGGAATTTCTCAAGGAACAATTAAAGCTACTGTATTAATTGAAACTATAACAGCAGCTTTTGAAATGGATGAAATCTTGTATGAGTTGCAAGATCATGCTGCTGGATTAAATTGTGGGCGTTGGGACTATATTTTTAGTTATATAAAGAAGTTTCAGCAGCACCCTGAAGTAATTTTGCCTGATCGGTCGGTTGTTACCATGGAAACCCCTTTTATGCGGGCATATTCTTTACTGGCAATTCAAACGTGTCATAAACGAAATGCCGCAGCAATTGGCGGGATGGCTGCACAAATTCCGGTAAAGAATGATGACGAGGCCAATCAGGAAGCCTTTCAAAAGGTTCAAGCAGATAAGGAACGTGAGGCAAAAGATGGCCATGATGGAACATGGGTTGCACATCCGGGAATGGTTGACTTGGTAAGAAAGATTTTTGATCAGGAAATGGCAACATCCAATCAAATATGTAAGAAACGGGAGGATGTAAAAGTTACGCAAGAGGATTTGCTGGAGATCCCTGAAGGAAAGATTACCGAGAAAGGGTTGCGGACAAATATTAATGTAGCTATCCAGTATATTGCTGCATGGTTACAAGGTAGGGGAGCTGTTCCACTAAATAATTTAATGGAAGATGCAGCAACAGCAGAAATTTCTCGTGCTCAAATCTGGCAATGGCTGCGACATCCTAAAGGTATTTTGGCAGATGGACGGGATATAACGTATGATCTTGTTGAACAAGTGATGAAAGAAGAATTAGCTAAAATCCGCCAAGATACAGGAGAAGAAGATGTAAAGAGTGTGAATCAAGCAGCTGAATTGTTTGATGATTTAATACGACATGAGAATTTCGCAGAGTTTTTAACCATACCTGCATATGAAAATTTAATTAGAGGGGGAAATAATTCATGAAACAAACTAGAATTGATCAGCTGAAAAGTAATTGGGAAAATGAAATGCGTTGGGTTGGTGTTGAACGCCCGTATTCTGCAGAAGATGTTATTCGTCTACGAGGATCAATTGATATGGAGTATACATTAGCGAAAAATGGGGCAGAAAAGCTGTGGAAATTAGTGAATGAGGAGGAATTTGTAAATGCATTGGGAGCTTTGACAGGGAATCAAGCGGTACAACAAGTAAAAGCAGGATTAAAGGCTATTTATTTGAGTGGGTGGCAAGTAGCGGCTGATGCGAATATGGCAGGACAAATGTATCCTGATCAGAGCCTATATCCAGTAAATAGTGTCCCGAATGTTGTTAAACGGATTAACCAAGCATTGCAACGTGCGGATCAGATTCATTATGCGGAAGGAAATGAAGAAATTGATTGGTTCGCCCCAATTGTTGCAGATGCGGAAGCGGGATTCGGTGGTCAATTGAATGTTTTTGAATTAATGAAGGCGATGATCGAAGCTGGTGCATCTGCCGTTCACTTTGAAGATCAGCTTTCATCAGAGAAAAAATGCGGTCATTTAGGTGGTAAAGTTTTACTTCCTACACAAACGGCTGTACGAAATTTAATTGCTGCTCGATTTGCAGCTGACGTAATGGGAACCCCAACATTAATTGTGGCAAGAACCGATGCCAATGCTGCTAATCTGATAACCAGTGATGTTGATCCATACGACACAACCTTTATGACAGGTGAACGCACTTCTGAAGGATTTTATAAAACAAACGCTGGAATTGATCAAGCAATCAATCGCGGAATTGCTTATGCACCTTATGCTGATCTTGTGTGGTGTGAGACGTCAGAACCAAATTTACAAGAAGCACAAAAATTTGCGGATGCTATTCATGAAAAATATCCAACAAAATTGTTAGCATATAATTGTTCACCATCTTTTAATTGGAAGCGAAAACTGTCGGATGATGAAATTGCCTCGTTTCAGCAGGAACTTGGAAAAATGAGCTACAAATTTCAGTTCGTTACGTTAGCGGGATTCCATGCACTGAATCATAGCATGTTTGAGTTGGCTAGAGATTATAAGGATAATGGGATGGCTGCCTATTCGAAATTACAACAAGCAGAGTTTGCAAGCGAACAATATGGTTACAGTGCAACACGCCACCAACGTGAGGTTGGAACAGGTTATTTTGATGAAGTTGCACAAGTGATATCAGGGGGAACATCGTCAACCGGATCATTAAAAGGATCGACGGAAGAAGAACAGTTTTCACGTTAATAGTTTTTCAAAAGCGCATGATTTTTTTACAGAAATCATGCGCTTTTTGATGCAAATAAGGATTAATATGCTTAATACGTCAGTTGTAGAAAGTAAAAGGGTTTTAAAAAGTAACCAAACCATGTATAATTGCTACGGAACTTATTCCTTATAACAATAGAGAAATTAGGAGGCAGTCATCATGTACGAGGTGAAAGAGTTTCGTAAAGCATCACACGATATCGATCCAATTTTTATAAAGCGTTGGTCGCCAAGATCCTTTTTAAACAAGGAGGTACCTTGCGATGTACTTCATAGTGTCTTTGAAGCAGCACGGTGGGCGCCATCTGCAGCAAATATTCAACCATGGCGGTTTATTACAGCACGTTCCCAAGAAGATCGGGAAAAGTTCCTTTCATTTATATATGAAGGAAATGTTGCATGGTGTGACAAAGCACCCGTATTAGTAGCTGTAGTATCAAAAATGGATTCCGAATTTACTGGGGGAGACAATCCTACCCACGCATTTGACACAGGAGCTGCTTGGGGTTACTTGGCATTGGAAGCAGCAAGAAAAGGTTTGGCAACACATGCCATGGGCGGATTTGATCGTGAAAAGGCGAAAGAAGTATTAAATATCCCTGAAAACTATGTCGTTCATGCGATTGTTGCTTTAGGATATAAAGGAGAAAAGGAATTATTACTTGAACAATTTCAAGAACGTGAAAAACCTTCAAATCGTAATGAAGTTGAGGAATTTATGTTTGAAGGTACATTTCAAGGAGAATAAACAAGAGATGACTTCTAATTTGGAAGTCATCTTTTGTTTATTTAGACCCTTTTTGTAAAGTTTGTTGCTTTTTAAATTTCGTAGTTGATAGAAAAATGTGACACAGTGACAATTCTTTTTATGACGGCTTTCTCTCATTCTAATGCGGCATGAGTGCTTGAACCCAAGCGAGGCAACATCATCCCGAAACGCAAAACATCGACCCAAGAAGAACGAGAACATCAACCCGAAACGCAAAACATCGACCCGAAACGCAAAACATCGACCCGAAACGTGAAACATCGGCGCGAAACGCGAAACATCGACCCAAGAACGAGAACATCGACCCGAAACGAGAGAATATCAACCCGAAACGCGAAACATCGACCCGAAACGCGAAAATATCGGCGCGAGTGCGAAAACATCATCCCGATCAAGAGTCCGGCGGAGAGCAATTCTATAGTTATGTCGCATTTTATATCTATTGTACAGAAAACAGTCTTTTTTACGGAATCGCAGGTGTGTTTATCGGCAATATACCGCATAAAATTCAATTATTTCCATAAAATATGGTTTATCTGACTTGAAAACGGGTACATTTTATATGTTAAACTGTAACTATTCTTTGACCTCCCATACATAAGAAAAAAACAGCACTAGAAAGGACTTGCAATGAAAAAACACACGTATAAAAATCCTGTATTTTTTGTATCAGCAATCATTGTTCTGCTCTTGGTTATTATTGGGGCTGTAGTTCCGAAAAAATTTGGGGCAGTAGCAGAAAAACTCTTTAATTTTACAACGATAAATTTTGGTTGGTTTTATCTTTTAGCAGTATTTATTTTTGTTCTATTTTTGGTAGGGATCTCTGTCAGTAAATATGGAAAGGTCCGCTTGGGTCCACAGAGTTCTCGGCCGGAATATCCCTTTTTTACTTGGATAGGCATGCTGTTTTCGGCTGGATTTGGTGCAGGCCTCGTTTTCTGGGGCGTTGCCGAACCAATGAGTCACTTTTTTAAAACACCATTTCCTGGCTTAGAAGCTCAAACAGAAGAAGCGGCAAGGGTCGCAATGGGGTATGCTTTTTTTCACTGGGGTGTCAGTCAGTGGTCTGTGTTCGCGATTGTTGGTTTAATTATTGCTTTCTTGCAATTTAAGAAGGAGAAAAAGGGATTAATCTCGACTTCGATTAAACCAATCGTTGGGAAGAATAGAGGGATAAGTAATACTGTTGACTCTCTAGCGGTTATCGCAACGGTAATGGGGGTTGCGACATCATTAGGGCTAGGCATTTTGCAAATGAATGGCGGTCTCCACACCGTGTTTGATGTGCCAAATTCGATCTGGATTCAAATGGTGATTGCCGGTATCATGTTAATCACCTATTTACTATCTTCAAGTACAGGTTTAAACAAAGGAATAAAATGGCTCAGTAACTTAAATTTAGGGTTATGCCTTTTGCTGCTTGTATTCGTTTTTTTCGCCGGTCCAACTGTATTTATCCTGAATACATTTGTGTTGGGATTAGGTGATTATCTAACCAACTTTGTCCAGTACAGTTTACGTTTGACGCCTTATCAAGGTGGGACATGGGTACGTGATTGGACAATTTTTTACTGGGCCTGGGCCATTGCTTGGTCACCATTTGTAGGTGCATTTGTTGCACGTGTATCAAAAGGAAGAACGATTCGTGAATTTGTGTTTGGTGTGTTAGTTGTCCCGCCAGTGATCGCATGTCTCTGGATCGCTGCATTTGGCGGAACAGCGATTTTCAGTGATTTAAATAATGGAACTCATATTGCTGAAGCGGTGGATAAAGATATGGCTGTTGCGTTATTCCAAACATTTGGTAATATGCCATTCACAAATGTGCTGTCTATTTTATCCTTATTTTTGATCTTTACATTTTTAGTTACATCTGCAGATTCAGCAACATATATTTTAGGCAGTATGACATCAAAAGGAAGTTTAAATCCAGCTTTATTCGTTAAGATCATTTGGGGAGTACTTATTACAGCGATTGCCGTTGTGTTACTGCTTGCTGGTGGACTGGATGCTTTACAAACAGCATCACTCATCTCAGCCCTGCCATTTACAGTGATACTGCTGCTAATTGTAGTAGCCTTCATTCGAATGCTTAAAAAAGAACCGACTGGTAAAAAAGATGATAAATAATAAAAAGCAGCTAACTCAGTTAGCTGCTTTCCTCTTCAAGAGTAAAACAACTTGTAATAACATAAGTGGTCAGCCCGACCATTAAGACGAGGATTGCCGAATATGTAATCGTTGCCTTCTGAATCACAATCCATCCAAACAAAATAACGAAACTATCCATTAGAAGAATAAAAATACCAACGTTAAGTGATGTTAATTTGGCCAGCATTAAGGCTAATAAATCTGTTCCACCAGTGCTTGTTTTCGTAAGCATCATGATCCCAATTCCCGTTCCGATCATCAAACCTCCAAATAATGAACTAATTAAAATTGGTGCTGTATGCAATTGCGATAATGGGTGAAAATAATCAATAAAAAATGATGAGACTAATAATCCATGCAGCCCATTGTAAAAATAAGTCCGATAACGAAACCAAGCAATTAGATATAAAGGGAGGCTCAAGACGATGATCGTTAATCCTGGTTTTAAGCCTAAAGCATACTTGGAGATCAACCCTAGGCCAATAATGCCTCCATCTAATAAATGGTTAGGGATGAGGAAATAATTGATACCAATTGCTACAAAAATGCTGCCAGTAATGATGGAAATTATTTTTTGAATCATACGGAATAATCACCTACTTATACTTGTCCAATTGCTTCTTACTAAAAGATATGTTTTAAAAAGGTGAATTATCCGTCTTGTTTTATGAGGAGGTGAATACCCTGCAAATAGATGGCAGGGAAACATATTGGAAATAATTAATGTACTTCTAATTATTATTTTAATTATCTTAACCGCTTTTTTTGTGGCGACTGAATTTTCTATTGTCAAAGTTAGGGCAACAAGGATAGATCAATTAATTACAGAAGGGAATAAAAATGCGGAGCACGCTAAAAAGATCATTGACAATTTGGATGCTTATTTATCTGCTACACAATTAGGGATAACGGTTACAGCACTAGGGCTAGGTTGGTTAGGCGAGCCGACAGTTCAAACTTTGATAAAACCAGTCTTTGAAAAATTGGAACTGAATGCAGCTGTTTCGTCCTTCCTATCGTTTGCCATCGCTTTTTTTATCATCACATTTCTAAACGTTGTTGTTGGTGAATTGGCGCCAAAATCTATTGCAATACAACGTGCAGAAACTGTTACGCTAATGCTCGCTAAACCATTGATATTGTTTTATAAAGTGTTGTTTCCATTTATTTGGTTACTTAATAGTTCGTCTCGTTTATTTATTCGTATGTTTGGTTTTCGACCTGTAAATGAAAATGAAGTAGCTCTTTCTGAAGAAGAATTACGGCTCATACTATCGGAAAGTTACAAGAGTGGCGAAATTAATCAAGCTGAGATGATGTATGTCAATAACGTATTTGAATTTGATGATCGGGTGGCGAAAGAGATTATGGTGCCCAGGACAGAAATGATTTGTTTTTTCAAGGATAGTGACGTGAAAGAAAATATTACTGTAGTTCAAGAAGGGCAATTTACAAGATATCCTGTTGTTGAAGGGGACAAAGATCATGTAGTAGGTTTGGTAAACATCAAGGAGCTTTTTACAAATCATCTTAACAATGAACAAGAATCAATTATACCTTTAATTAGACCGATTATTCATGTGTCCGAAACAACCCCGATTAAACAGGTTCTTATTAAAATGCAAAAGGAACGTATTCATATGGCAATTGTCATTGATGAATATGGTGGCACGGCCGGATTAGTAACAGTTGAGGATATATTAGAGGAAATTGTTGGTGAGATTCGTGATGAATTTGATTTTAATGAAAAACCAATGATTGAGAAACTGAGTGATACGGAGACGATCGTTGCTGGAAAAGTTTTGTTAGATGAAATTAATGATTTATTCGGTACTGATTTAAAAGATGATGAAGTGGATACAATTGGTGGTTGGATTATTACGAACAATTTGGATGCAAAACAAGGTACAGTAATTGAATATGGAGGATATCAGTTTATCGTTGATGAAATCGAAGGGTATCAGATTAAAAAAGTGAGGATCGTCAATAATAACAGGTGAAAAAGGTGCATTTCAATTTATGAAATGCACCTTCGTTATTACTTGTTCTTTTTTGGTGACTTTATGAACAGCATTAGTACAATGATCAACGTAAATGCTATAAATGCCAAGAATGGTATCGTCATAAATCCAAGCCAATTAATGTACTCAGAACTGCATGGAACCCCATTTGCACAGGGTTTGATTTTTGCAAAGCCTGGTACCTTTTGCTCCAAATAGTGAAAGAGTGAAATAAACCAGCCAATACTCGCGAGTGGCAGCACATATTTTTTGACAGAATGATCATTTTGAAATGTACCGATTCCTAGTATCAATGCTAATGGATACATAAGAATTCGCTGATACCAACAAAGTTCGCAAGGTACAAAACCGCGGATTTCACTGAAATAAAGGCTTCCAAGTGTTGCAACAATGGAAACGATCCAAGCAAAATAAAGGGAATACTGTTTAAAATCAACTTTGTTCATATCCTATTTACCTTCTTCTAACGCATCTTCAATTGCATTTTTAATTTCATCATAATCAAACGGATCTTCAATGGTTGTTCCATTGACCATGATTGTAGGTGTAAGTTTAACATCAAATTTATTTACTAACTTGGTGTCTTTGTTAACCTCATCCATTGCTGTTTCATTATCGAGATCCTCTTTTAATTGTTCTGTATCGATCTTTGGAACACCCTCAGCCACCTCCATTATTTTCTCTCGTGTTAACCATTCATTATCATGGCCTTCACTCGGTTGTTCGTTAAAAAGTGCTTGATGGAAATCCCAATATGCATCC
Coding sequences within:
- the aceB gene encoding malate synthase A is translated as MLIKNGEIKIKDELQTRYDEILTNEALTFLEKLHHHFDERRRSLLAIREQIQENLNKGKRLNFLTETENIRNADWSVAPIPKDLQDRRVEITGPVDRKMIINALNSGAKTYMADFEDATSPTWTNVINGQINLKDAIRRQIDFQGANGKQYSLNDQTAVIIVRPRGWHLEEKNITIDGNSVSASLVDFGLYFFHNAKELLERETGPYFYLPKIENHLEARLWNDVFVFAQNELGISQGTIKATVLIETITAAFEMDEILYELQDHAAGLNCGRWDYIFSYIKKFQQHPEVILPDRSVVTMETPFMRAYSLLAIQTCHKRNAAAIGGMAAQIPVKNDDEANQEAFQKVQADKEREAKDGHDGTWVAHPGMVDLVRKIFDQEMATSNQICKKREDVKVTQEDLLEIPEGKITEKGLRTNINVAIQYIAAWLQGRGAVPLNNLMEDAATAEISRAQIWQWLRHPKGILADGRDITYDLVEQVMKEELAKIRQDTGEEDVKSVNQAAELFDDLIRHENFAEFLTIPAYENLIRGGNNS
- the aceA gene encoding isocitrate lyase; this translates as MKQTRIDQLKSNWENEMRWVGVERPYSAEDVIRLRGSIDMEYTLAKNGAEKLWKLVNEEEFVNALGALTGNQAVQQVKAGLKAIYLSGWQVAADANMAGQMYPDQSLYPVNSVPNVVKRINQALQRADQIHYAEGNEEIDWFAPIVADAEAGFGGQLNVFELMKAMIEAGASAVHFEDQLSSEKKCGHLGGKVLLPTQTAVRNLIAARFAADVMGTPTLIVARTDANAANLITSDVDPYDTTFMTGERTSEGFYKTNAGIDQAINRGIAYAPYADLVWCETSEPNLQEAQKFADAIHEKYPTKLLAYNCSPSFNWKRKLSDDEIASFQQELGKMSYKFQFVTLAGFHALNHSMFELARDYKDNGMAAYSKLQQAEFASEQYGYSATRHQREVGTGYFDEVAQVISGGTSSTGSLKGSTEEEQFSR
- a CDS encoding nitroreductase family protein, which produces MYEVKEFRKASHDIDPIFIKRWSPRSFLNKEVPCDVLHSVFEAARWAPSAANIQPWRFITARSQEDREKFLSFIYEGNVAWCDKAPVLVAVVSKMDSEFTGGDNPTHAFDTGAAWGYLALEAARKGLATHAMGGFDREKAKEVLNIPENYVVHAIVALGYKGEKELLLEQFQEREKPSNRNEVEEFMFEGTFQGE
- a CDS encoding BCCT family transporter is translated as MKKHTYKNPVFFVSAIIVLLLVIIGAVVPKKFGAVAEKLFNFTTINFGWFYLLAVFIFVLFLVGISVSKYGKVRLGPQSSRPEYPFFTWIGMLFSAGFGAGLVFWGVAEPMSHFFKTPFPGLEAQTEEAARVAMGYAFFHWGVSQWSVFAIVGLIIAFLQFKKEKKGLISTSIKPIVGKNRGISNTVDSLAVIATVMGVATSLGLGILQMNGGLHTVFDVPNSIWIQMVIAGIMLITYLLSSSTGLNKGIKWLSNLNLGLCLLLLVFVFFAGPTVFILNTFVLGLGDYLTNFVQYSLRLTPYQGGTWVRDWTIFYWAWAIAWSPFVGAFVARVSKGRTIREFVFGVLVVPPVIACLWIAAFGGTAIFSDLNNGTHIAEAVDKDMAVALFQTFGNMPFTNVLSILSLFLIFTFLVTSADSATYILGSMTSKGSLNPALFVKIIWGVLITAIAVVLLLAGGLDALQTASLISALPFTVILLLIVVAFIRMLKKEPTGKKDDK
- a CDS encoding YitT family protein; this translates as MIQKIISIITGSIFVAIGINYFLIPNHLLDGGIIGLGLISKYALGLKPGLTIIVLSLPLYLIAWFRYRTYFYNGLHGLLVSSFFIDYFHPLSQLHTAPILISSLFGGLMIGTGIGIMMLTKTSTGGTDLLALMLAKLTSLNVGIFILLMDSFVILFGWIVIQKATITYSAILVLMVGLTTYVITSCFTLEEESS
- a CDS encoding hemolysin family protein; this encodes MEIINVLLIIILIILTAFFVATEFSIVKVRATRIDQLITEGNKNAEHAKKIIDNLDAYLSATQLGITVTALGLGWLGEPTVQTLIKPVFEKLELNAAVSSFLSFAIAFFIITFLNVVVGELAPKSIAIQRAETVTLMLAKPLILFYKVLFPFIWLLNSSSRLFIRMFGFRPVNENEVALSEEELRLILSESYKSGEINQAEMMYVNNVFEFDDRVAKEIMVPRTEMICFFKDSDVKENITVVQEGQFTRYPVVEGDKDHVVGLVNIKELFTNHLNNEQESIIPLIRPIIHVSETTPIKQVLIKMQKERIHMAIVIDEYGGTAGLVTVEDILEEIVGEIRDEFDFNEKPMIEKLSDTETIVAGKVLLDEINDLFGTDLKDDEVDTIGGWIITNNLDAKQGTVIEYGGYQFIVDEIEGYQIKKVRIVNNNR
- a CDS encoding disulfide oxidoreductase, with amino-acid sequence MNKVDFKQYSLYFAWIVSIVATLGSLYFSEIRGFVPCELCWYQRILMYPLALILGIGTFQNDHSVKKYVLPLASIGWFISLFHYLEQKVPGFAKIKPCANGVPCSSEYINWLGFMTIPFLAFIAFTLIIVLMLFIKSPKKNK